The following are encoded together in the Pedobacter steynii genome:
- a CDS encoding family 16 glycoside hydrolase, with translation MNTLPPITMIKKICFILLAVVVLQNVAQAQDKKDQRTVSTRIADLLAQMPAQDEKLLKNNVNDIAQLGEDGYVTLITGLAAPGKGNNSLLEYAIGGFSGYITQNGQENWRKMAVNAYCKALPKLTDPQNKSFIISQLELVGKDDAVSCLQGFLGDPLLADPAGRALVKINTVASKTAMLTALPQANGAAKLSIIESLGDSRFKEAAPAINALATSTDVNTAKVSLYALAYIADPSSESVLAAAAEKSGYKYENTNATGVYLIYAEQLLKNGNAALAKQIGEKILAKTTADELVNVRTGALKILVDANKENNGEILLNAAGDKNAKYRAAALKFAVPYVTAASTPAWLNKLNKVEDDAKADVLYMLGESNAKEALPAILKLFKSKNQNVRFAAINAATNIGQDQVLPELLKAMSKGDAADVTAISAAIDRMKGNGITQKVAAAIPSARPEVQIALINILASRAANSELNTVYDQLKSKNPQVQEAAYAALSRVVVKDDLPKLFTLLNESSGAQELAVQSAIIAAVNGPGDQSQQVDAVLQQMATAPESKKLLFYKVLAGLGGEKSLKAVNDAYDSGNDQVQKASLEALSSWVDGSAAPSLIKIARTTKNPEFLNTAIAGYLRSIAESKDPAEQKLLLLRNAMAVAQTPEQKNQILKATEQAKCFNAIIFAGKYLDDPALQQAAANAVMNITLAGEYNGDLVKGLLNKTIEVITGGDSGYQKEGMRKYISEMKAGAGFVSMFNGTNLTGWKGLVGDPIKRSKMDAKTLEAEQTKADEKAIESWKVVNGELQFASHGDNLATVKKYADFEMLVDWKIIDDKKGEGDAGIYLRGTPQVQIWDNARTKVGAQVGSGGLYNNQVNESKPLKVADNKLDEWNTFRILMKGDRVTVYLNGVLVTDNVILENYWNKNMAIFAEEQIELQAHGSPVAYRDLYIRELPRVKPFELSAQEKKEGYKVLFDGTNMHNWMGNTTDYVIEDGNIAIRPKPGKGSGGNLFTKEEFSDFIYRFEFQLTPGANNGLGIRAPLEGDAAYAGMELQILDSEAPIYKDLHVYQYHGSIYGTVPAKRGFLKPVGEWNYEEVIVKGPKIKVILNGTVILDADITDARKNGAADGQPHPGLLRNSGHIGFLGHGSPVQFRNIRIKDLSKGK, from the coding sequence ATGAATACTTTACCCCCTATTACGATGATAAAAAAGATATGCTTTATCCTGCTGGCTGTAGTTGTGCTGCAAAATGTAGCTCAGGCACAGGATAAAAAGGACCAACGTACGGTCAGCACCCGTATTGCCGATCTGCTGGCTCAAATGCCGGCACAGGATGAAAAACTGCTGAAAAATAATGTGAACGATATCGCTCAGCTTGGAGAAGACGGATATGTTACCTTAATTACCGGGCTTGCCGCTCCAGGCAAAGGAAACAACTCGCTGCTGGAATATGCAATTGGCGGTTTTTCTGGTTATATCACCCAAAATGGGCAGGAAAACTGGAGAAAAATGGCGGTAAACGCTTATTGTAAAGCTTTACCAAAACTTACAGATCCACAAAACAAATCATTTATTATCAGCCAGCTGGAACTTGTCGGTAAAGATGATGCGGTATCTTGCCTGCAAGGTTTTCTGGGTGATCCGCTGCTGGCGGATCCTGCCGGAAGAGCGCTGGTTAAAATCAATACAGTAGCTTCAAAAACAGCCATGCTAACGGCATTGCCACAGGCAAATGGCGCCGCAAAACTTTCCATCATTGAATCTTTGGGAGACAGCCGGTTTAAAGAAGCTGCACCGGCCATTAATGCATTGGCTACAAGTACCGATGTAAATACCGCTAAAGTATCATTATATGCCCTTGCCTATATCGCAGATCCTTCTTCGGAAAGCGTACTGGCTGCGGCTGCCGAAAAAAGCGGATATAAATATGAAAATACCAATGCTACGGGAGTTTACCTGATCTACGCAGAGCAATTGCTGAAAAATGGTAACGCTGCGCTTGCAAAACAGATTGGCGAAAAGATATTGGCCAAAACTACTGCTGATGAACTTGTAAATGTTCGCACGGGTGCACTAAAGATTTTGGTAGATGCCAATAAAGAAAATAATGGGGAAATCCTTTTAAATGCTGCCGGAGATAAAAATGCCAAATATCGTGCGGCCGCACTTAAATTTGCTGTCCCTTATGTAACCGCTGCTTCAACTCCTGCCTGGCTTAATAAACTGAACAAAGTTGAGGATGATGCGAAAGCGGATGTGTTATACATGCTTGGCGAAAGCAATGCCAAAGAAGCGTTGCCGGCAATCCTTAAGTTGTTTAAAAGTAAAAATCAAAATGTGAGGTTTGCAGCAATTAATGCGGCTACAAATATTGGTCAGGATCAGGTGCTTCCTGAGCTCCTGAAGGCGATGAGTAAGGGCGATGCTGCTGATGTGACGGCTATTTCAGCTGCGATAGACCGGATGAAAGGAAACGGAATCACACAAAAGGTGGCTGCTGCTATTCCTTCTGCCAGACCTGAAGTGCAGATCGCATTAATCAATATCCTGGCTTCGCGCGCTGCAAATTCCGAATTAAATACGGTTTACGATCAGTTGAAAAGTAAGAATCCGCAAGTACAGGAAGCTGCATATGCTGCTTTAAGCAGGGTGGTGGTAAAGGATGATTTACCAAAGTTGTTTACCTTATTGAACGAAAGTTCAGGAGCGCAGGAACTGGCGGTACAATCTGCAATTATTGCTGCTGTAAATGGTCCCGGTGATCAATCGCAACAGGTGGATGCGGTATTGCAACAAATGGCTACTGCTCCGGAAAGTAAAAAACTGCTTTTCTATAAAGTGCTGGCAGGTTTAGGAGGAGAGAAATCTTTAAAGGCGGTAAATGATGCCTATGATTCGGGCAATGACCAGGTTCAGAAAGCCAGTCTGGAAGCTTTGTCTTCATGGGTAGATGGCAGCGCTGCTCCTTCATTAATTAAGATTGCACGTACGACAAAAAATCCTGAATTTTTGAATACCGCTATTGCCGGTTATTTACGTTCTATCGCAGAAAGCAAAGATCCTGCAGAACAGAAATTATTATTGCTGCGCAATGCCATGGCTGTGGCGCAGACTCCGGAACAGAAAAACCAGATTTTAAAGGCTACTGAGCAGGCTAAATGTTTCAATGCCATCATTTTTGCAGGTAAATATTTAGACGATCCTGCTTTACAGCAGGCAGCAGCAAATGCGGTCATGAACATTACCCTGGCCGGTGAGTATAACGGAGACCTGGTTAAAGGATTGTTAAACAAAACTATTGAAGTGATTACCGGTGGAGATAGCGGTTACCAGAAAGAGGGAATGCGCAAATATATTTCGGAGATGAAAGCAGGCGCAGGTTTTGTTTCCATGTTTAATGGAACAAATTTAACCGGATGGAAAGGCCTTGTCGGAGATCCGATCAAACGTTCGAAAATGGACGCGAAAACACTGGAAGCAGAGCAGACAAAAGCAGATGAAAAAGCGATAGAGAGCTGGAAAGTAGTGAATGGTGAATTGCAGTTTGCAAGCCATGGAGACAATCTGGCTACCGTTAAGAAGTATGCTGATTTCGAAATGCTGGTAGATTGGAAAATCATTGATGATAAAAAAGGAGAGGGGGATGCCGGAATTTACCTTCGTGGTACTCCTCAGGTTCAGATCTGGGACAATGCCCGCACAAAGGTTGGCGCTCAGGTAGGTTCTGGAGGTTTATACAACAACCAGGTGAATGAAAGCAAACCGCTTAAAGTAGCTGATAATAAACTGGATGAATGGAATACCTTCCGTATTTTGATGAAAGGCGACCGTGTGACCGTTTATTTAAATGGGGTGCTGGTAACGGACAATGTGATTCTGGAAAATTACTGGAATAAAAACATGGCCATTTTTGCTGAAGAGCAGATAGAATTGCAGGCACATGGTTCTCCGGTGGCTTACCGCGATCTTTATATCAGGGAGCTTCCACGTGTTAAACCTTTTGAACTGAGTGCTCAGGAAAAAAAAGAAGGTTATAAAGTACTTTTTGATGGTACGAACATGCACAACTGGATGGGAAATACCACCGATTATGTAATCGAAGATGGAAACATTGCCATTCGTCCGAAACCTGGAAAAGGTTCTGGTGGTAACTTGTTTACCAAAGAAGAGTTCAGCGATTTTATCTATCGCTTTGAATTTCAATTGACTCCCGGAGCTAATAACGGCTTGGGAATCAGGGCTCCGTTAGAAGGTGATGCTGCTTATGCAGGGATGGAACTACAAATACTGGATAGTGAAGCACCGATCTATAAAGACCTGCATGTTTACCAGTATCATGGCTCTATCTATGGAACAGTTCCTGCGAAACGGGGATTCTTGAAGCCCGTAGGAGAGTGGAACTATGAAGAGGTAATTGTAAAAGGTCCTAAAATTAAAGTGATCCTGAATGGAACGGTGATCCTGGATGCAGACATTACCGATGCCAGAAAAAATGGCGCTGCTGATGGACAGCCTCATCCTGGTTTGTTACGTAATAGTGGTCACATTGGTTTCCTTGGGCACGGTTCTCCGGTACAGTTCAGGAATATAAGAATCAAAGACCTGAGTAAAGGCAAATAG
- a CDS encoding pyridoxamine 5'-phosphate oxidase family protein, with protein sequence MNSINRNQPEENQKNLNGEQALEKVREMISQSDICFFCTEPLSGPSKGVRPMSVQQVDEQGYLWIVSANDSHTNQEIAVDPHVKLYFQGSKHSDFLYLNGEAEIINDRSKIRELWSPVMKTWFTEGENDPRISLIKILPEEGYYWDTKHGNFVAGIKMLLGAATGKTLDDSIEGKLNLG encoded by the coding sequence ATGAATAGCATCAACAGAAATCAACCGGAAGAAAATCAGAAAAACTTAAATGGAGAGCAGGCTTTAGAAAAGGTAAGAGAGATGATCAGTCAATCGGACATTTGTTTCTTTTGTACCGAACCCCTAAGCGGACCCTCTAAAGGGGTAAGGCCAATGAGCGTTCAGCAAGTGGATGAACAGGGATACCTTTGGATTGTGAGTGCTAACGATAGTCATACCAACCAGGAGATTGCAGTTGATCCGCATGTTAAGCTCTATTTTCAGGGTTCAAAACATTCCGATTTTCTTTATCTGAATGGGGAGGCTGAGATCATTAATGACCGGTCAAAAATCAGAGAATTGTGGAGTCCTGTAATGAAAACATGGTTTACGGAAGGAGAAAATGATCCAAGGATCTCCCTGATTAAAATTCTTCCTGAGGAAGGTTATTACTGGGATACCAAACATGGTAATTTCGTTGCCGGCATAAAGATGTTGCTGGGCGCGGCAACAGGAAAAACCCTGGATGATTCTATAGAAGGAAAATTGAACCTGGGATAA
- a CDS encoding PepSY-associated TM helix domain-containing protein has protein sequence MFRKINNWLHLWLGLISGIIMFIVCLTACLFVFSEEIKDLIYPPVRISQQAKPVIRPSRITGIVQEIFPGEPVSMVTYKKTQAIEVVVKNWDNNPMLLFLDPYSGKVLEKRIMLNKTTKFFYLMEEGHRTLWLPWNTGRLIVNYGTLIFVFLLITGLVWWYPKKWNKSTRDKSFKIKWTAKWKRINIDLHNVLGFYSMILLLILSLTGMIYGLKWFSNGLYWSTSGGASLPAWKATLSDSTKVNTGPGIGRVLDHSLDLTMQRFPDADGYTYRTPDTSNSSSSIEINAIASLGKTYANQSLHFDRHTGQEIKKEAYYAATYQEAPFGTKLRRLNYDIHLGQVLGLPGKIIAFIVSLIGTSLPVTGFIIWYNRKFGKKSKKKKS, from the coding sequence ATGTTTAGAAAAATTAATAACTGGCTACACCTCTGGCTAGGCCTGATCTCCGGCATCATCATGTTTATCGTCTGTCTGACAGCCTGTCTCTTCGTATTTAGTGAAGAGATCAAAGACCTCATCTACCCGCCCGTCCGCATCAGTCAGCAAGCCAAACCGGTTATCCGTCCTTCCAGGATTACCGGTATCGTTCAGGAAATTTTCCCGGGCGAACCGGTTTCAATGGTTACCTATAAGAAAACACAGGCCATTGAAGTCGTTGTTAAAAACTGGGATAACAATCCGATGTTGCTCTTTTTGGATCCTTACAGCGGGAAGGTCCTGGAAAAAAGAATCATGCTCAACAAAACAACAAAGTTCTTTTATCTGATGGAAGAAGGTCACCGGACCTTATGGTTGCCCTGGAATACCGGACGACTTATAGTCAATTACGGAACACTCATCTTTGTTTTTCTTTTGATTACAGGGCTGGTCTGGTGGTATCCTAAGAAATGGAACAAATCTACCAGAGATAAAAGTTTCAAGATCAAATGGACTGCAAAATGGAAGAGAATCAATATAGACCTGCATAATGTATTGGGTTTTTATTCCATGATACTTCTGCTGATTCTTTCATTGACCGGCATGATCTATGGCCTCAAATGGTTCAGCAACGGACTATATTGGAGTACTTCCGGCGGAGCTTCACTCCCAGCCTGGAAAGCCACGCTCTCCGACAGTACAAAGGTGAATACCGGACCTGGCATCGGACGGGTCCTGGACCACAGCCTGGACCTGACCATGCAACGTTTTCCAGATGCAGATGGCTATACCTACCGGACACCCGACACCTCAAATAGCAGCTCCAGCATAGAGATCAATGCGATTGCGAGCCTGGGAAAAACCTACGCCAACCAAAGCTTACACTTCGACCGGCATACGGGGCAGGAAATCAAAAAAGAAGCCTACTACGCTGCAACTTACCAGGAAGCACCTTTTGGCACCAAACTCAGGCGACTCAATTACGACATTCACCTGGGCCAGGTTTTAGGCCTTCCCGGAAAGATTATTGCCTTCATAGTCAGTCTGATTGGTACAAGTCTGCCGGTAACCGGATTTATTATCTGGTACAACAGAAAATTCGGAAAAAAGAGTAAAAAGAAAAAGAGTTGA
- a CDS encoding DUF4374 domain-containing protein, whose translation MKTSNKTMRTIALLALGASLSFAACKKSSKTENPVDTTTPDANKFAIVGGLNNPTALYLLTTGDLSTGVVTTVGKGTEISGWSRLLKNGFYYNLANNKFSKSKLENSILTEVAAIPVTGNVMNGYWLNDNTVLFSGGNSTAANAIMNYTIVNTESMTIVKTGSFGKQLLQPTDKSIYTSSCFLKGDKLYVTYAIYNSNWTATDTAYLASAPYPALDQVTITKDTRSTYPGSFAPITPNSVNYNNDVYMISNTGDRWGVNPAKPTGIFRIKNGATAFDSDYFFNLSAISDGNREYYGLWDLGNGKAITRMGRKDLLVEFDDYNNKDVFEYYVIDVVNKTRTKLDLPLDKGVLVSPVLVEDNKAYIAISSSSQGKFVWTYDISSAKLTKGLEIKGVDYISTLSRFK comes from the coding sequence ATGAAAACATCCAATAAGACCATGCGTACGATAGCGCTGCTTGCCCTTGGAGCAAGTTTATCTTTTGCCGCCTGTAAGAAAAGTTCAAAAACAGAAAACCCTGTTGATACCACGACGCCTGATGCCAACAAATTTGCCATTGTTGGGGGCCTGAACAATCCCACGGCATTATACCTCCTGACTACAGGAGACCTCAGTACAGGAGTAGTGACAACTGTAGGAAAAGGTACAGAAATATCAGGTTGGAGCCGCCTGTTAAAAAATGGTTTCTATTACAACCTCGCCAATAATAAATTTAGCAAAAGTAAGCTTGAAAACTCAATACTGACAGAAGTTGCAGCCATTCCGGTAACAGGAAATGTAATGAACGGCTACTGGTTAAATGACAACACCGTATTGTTCAGCGGAGGAAATTCTACCGCAGCAAACGCCATCATGAACTATACCATTGTCAATACTGAAAGCATGACTATCGTTAAAACAGGATCATTTGGGAAACAATTGCTTCAGCCTACTGACAAGAGCATCTATACCAGTTCCTGCTTCTTAAAAGGAGATAAGCTTTATGTCACTTATGCCATTTACAATTCAAACTGGACGGCCACGGATACTGCTTACCTGGCCAGTGCGCCTTACCCTGCTTTAGATCAGGTGACCATCACCAAAGATACCCGTTCTACTTATCCGGGATCCTTTGCACCCATCACTCCCAATTCTGTAAATTACAACAATGATGTGTATATGATCAGTAATACCGGCGACCGCTGGGGCGTAAATCCAGCTAAACCTACCGGAATCTTTAGAATCAAAAACGGAGCAACTGCTTTTGACAGCGATTACTTCTTTAACCTGTCTGCAATCAGCGATGGAAACCGCGAATACTACGGTCTTTGGGATTTAGGAAATGGAAAAGCCATTACCCGTATGGGAAGAAAAGACCTGCTGGTAGAATTTGACGATTACAACAATAAAGATGTTTTTGAATACTATGTGATTGATGTCGTAAATAAAACAAGAACAAAACTGGACCTGCCTTTAGACAAAGGGGTATTGGTTTCGCCGGTATTGGTTGAAGATAATAAAGCTTATATCGCCATCTCTTCTTCCTCGCAAGGCAAATTTGTATGGACGTATGATATTTCTTCAGCAAAGCTCACAAAAGGTCTTGAAATTAAAGGTGTTGACTATATAAGTACCTTATCCAGATTTAAGTAA
- a CDS encoding TonB-dependent receptor produces the protein MQINKILLTGLFCALNFFSYAQNSGQSSLRGKIQSTDFQPIEAASIRIRSLKLGTASTADGSYQFSAIKAGSYTIEVSAVGYLTKKQNVSIPAREQLLILDISLQHDDQQMQTINVVGKTEKRKLAESGFNANAIELKNLVNTSTDLNQVLSKSTGIRVRETGGMGSDFNFSINGLSGKQVKFFIDGIPMESFGSTMTLNNIPVNLAQRINVYKGVVPVELGADALGGAVNIITNQQVKQYLDMSYSYGSFNSHRTALSARHTDEKTGFTVNANGFYNYADNDYTMKGIEVYDYNQHRYVPGKFKRFNDGFHSGMGQLEAGFRDKSWADVLMVGLLYSSSYKERQTGAVQEKVYGKLHSFGDFIMPSLKFKKTDLFVKGLSASLFATYAKEKNTTVDTSAARYDWSGHITAYDKNFGERGQMSIFKSTNNFAIVRTNLSYLLDQNNSFSLNYTLNAGRRKGLETFSSNQNANALDVPNKLDKGILGLSWQNQLFSERLSTSVFAKYYRLHSYIRTAKYFNSTGYVKEEADKTSNYYGYGLATRYKITEEIGIKASFEHAYRLPEVEELFGNGDLILANPLLLPESSDNINFGAYFSKQLNDHRFALEASAFYRNAKDFIQEIPGGVFSSYKNMGKIRITGLDAELRYHYKGLLSFTINASYMNAIQKDQNLSSFNERLPNQPWLYGNADLGIGKNDLLGKGSRIQLNWFTQYTHFFYLAWPAHGTVASKDQIPGQTIHNATLTYSVQEGKYNIALESRNILDTMAYDNFRLQRPGRAFFIKFRYFIR, from the coding sequence ATGCAAATTAACAAAATTCTGCTGACAGGGCTTTTTTGTGCCCTTAATTTCTTCTCCTATGCCCAGAATTCCGGGCAATCCAGCCTCAGAGGTAAAATTCAATCTACTGATTTTCAACCCATAGAAGCTGCATCTATCCGAATCCGTTCCTTAAAACTTGGAACAGCAAGTACAGCGGATGGCAGCTATCAGTTTTCTGCAATTAAAGCCGGATCATATACCATAGAAGTATCTGCGGTCGGTTACCTGACTAAAAAACAAAATGTATCCATCCCTGCCCGTGAACAGCTTCTGATCCTGGATATCAGCCTTCAGCATGACGACCAGCAAATGCAGACCATAAACGTTGTCGGGAAAACTGAAAAAAGAAAACTGGCTGAATCAGGATTCAATGCAAATGCAATAGAATTGAAAAACCTGGTGAATACCTCCACCGATCTGAACCAGGTACTGAGTAAAAGCACCGGAATCCGGGTAAGGGAAACAGGCGGAATGGGTTCGGATTTCAACTTTTCCATCAACGGACTCTCCGGGAAACAAGTTAAGTTTTTCATCGACGGCATCCCGATGGAAAGCTTCGGAAGTACCATGACACTGAACAATATTCCGGTAAACCTGGCCCAAAGAATAAATGTATACAAAGGCGTGGTACCTGTAGAGCTGGGGGCTGATGCACTGGGTGGTGCGGTAAATATAATTACCAATCAGCAGGTTAAACAATACCTGGATATGAGCTATAGCTATGGCTCTTTCAACAGCCATAGAACGGCACTCAGTGCACGACACACCGATGAAAAAACAGGATTCACCGTCAACGCAAATGGTTTTTACAACTATGCTGACAATGATTACACCATGAAAGGAATCGAAGTTTACGATTACAATCAGCACCGTTATGTTCCGGGAAAATTCAAAAGATTTAACGACGGTTTCCACTCAGGAATGGGTCAATTAGAAGCTGGTTTCCGCGACAAGAGCTGGGCAGATGTCCTGATGGTAGGCCTGCTCTATTCTTCCAGCTATAAAGAACGTCAGACTGGAGCAGTACAGGAAAAAGTATATGGAAAACTTCATTCCTTTGGAGATTTCATCATGCCCAGTCTGAAATTTAAAAAAACAGACCTCTTTGTAAAGGGATTGAGCGCAAGTCTTTTCGCGACTTATGCAAAAGAAAAGAATACGACTGTAGATACCTCCGCGGCAAGATATGACTGGTCTGGTCACATCACTGCCTATGATAAGAATTTTGGAGAGAGAGGACAGATGTCCATCTTCAAATCCACCAATAACTTTGCCATTGTAAGGACAAATTTATCTTATCTCCTGGATCAAAATAACTCTTTCAGTCTGAATTACACCCTCAATGCCGGAAGAAGAAAAGGATTAGAAACATTTAGCTCAAACCAGAATGCAAATGCACTGGATGTGCCGAATAAACTGGATAAAGGAATATTAGGACTATCCTGGCAAAACCAGTTGTTTAGTGAACGGCTAAGCACGTCAGTTTTTGCCAAATACTATCGCCTGCACAGCTATATCCGAACAGCAAAATACTTTAACAGTACCGGTTATGTAAAAGAAGAGGCCGATAAAACCAGCAATTACTATGGTTATGGATTAGCAACCCGTTATAAGATAACGGAAGAAATCGGGATTAAAGCTTCATTTGAACATGCTTACCGATTGCCGGAAGTCGAGGAGCTCTTTGGAAACGGAGACCTGATTCTGGCCAACCCGCTGCTGCTGCCGGAAAGTAGCGACAATATTAACTTCGGCGCTTATTTTTCTAAACAGTTGAACGACCATCGTTTTGCCCTGGAAGCATCTGCTTTTTACCGCAATGCAAAAGATTTCATTCAGGAAATTCCCGGTGGAGTTTTCTCTTCCTATAAAAATATGGGAAAAATCCGCATTACCGGACTGGATGCCGAGCTGAGGTATCATTACAAAGGACTGTTATCCTTCACGATCAATGCGAGTTATATGAATGCGATCCAGAAGGACCAAAACCTCAGTTCTTTTAATGAACGACTTCCAAACCAGCCCTGGTTATATGGAAATGCAGATCTGGGTATCGGAAAAAATGACTTACTGGGCAAAGGGAGCAGAATTCAGTTGAACTGGTTTACTCAATATACACACTTTTTCTACCTCGCATGGCCAGCCCATGGAACCGTGGCCAGTAAAGATCAGATCCCAGGACAAACCATCCACAATGCAACACTAACCTACTCAGTACAGGAAGGCAAATACAACATCGCTCTGGAATCCAGAAATATCCTTGATACCATGGCTTACGATAATTTCCGTCTTCAAAGGCCAGGAAGGGCATTCTTTATCAAATTCAGGTACTTCATCAGATAA
- a CDS encoding sigma-70 family RNA polymerase sigma factor has protein sequence MLDITEIKAQELPFQINEETFALVYKIYWKKLYYLCYQKLQDQDLSKDMVHDLFRSIWERRNELQISDSIEKYLVRSIKFKISTYFREKIQQERNLEESMRYCKDTDLVTEKQVAFSFLTKEIASLVEKLPERCQQIYRLSRENGMNNRQIAASLLLSEKTVENQITKALSFIRQHLSAYKNE, from the coding sequence TTGTTAGATATTACAGAAATAAAAGCACAGGAACTACCTTTTCAGATCAATGAGGAGACATTTGCCCTTGTCTATAAAATCTACTGGAAAAAACTCTATTACCTTTGTTATCAAAAACTTCAGGATCAGGATCTTTCCAAAGACATGGTCCATGACCTTTTCAGGTCTATCTGGGAAAGACGCAATGAGCTACAGATTTCTGATTCTATAGAAAAATACCTGGTCAGATCCATAAAATTTAAAATATCTACCTATTTTCGGGAGAAAATTCAGCAGGAAAGAAATCTTGAGGAGTCGATGCGTTATTGTAAGGATACTGATTTAGTTACGGAAAAACAGGTTGCATTTAGCTTTCTCACCAAAGAAATCGCATCCTTGGTAGAGAAGTTACCTGAACGGTGCCAGCAGATTTACAGGTTAAGCCGGGAAAATGGGATGAACAATCGTCAGATTGCCGCCTCTCTTCTTCTTTCGGAAAAAACCGTAGAAAACCAAATTACAAAAGCCCTTTCGTTCATCCGTCAGCATCTTTCGGCTTATAAAAACGAATGA
- a CDS encoding 3-keto-disaccharide hydrolase, with protein MNLNSAILTSALLLGTAGFTKAQENAKHEDTEFYTPVPVVVTPAKTAGNAPSDAIILFDGKNLDQWVMTDDRSQPAKWKVAKGEMTVDKTTGNIETKQSFNNYQLHLEWKVPANITGEGQSRGNSGLFLASIGKGDLGYELQILDAYNNKTYTNGMAGSIYKQTTPLFNPARKPGEWQTYDVIWTAPTFNTDGSLKSPAKVTVIYNGVVVQNGFELKGPTQYVGLPSYKQAHGPSPIKLQSHGDKSEPLSFRNIWIREL; from the coding sequence ATGAACTTAAATAGCGCAATACTAACCTCCGCTTTGCTACTGGGAACAGCCGGATTTACGAAGGCACAGGAAAATGCAAAACATGAAGATACTGAGTTTTATACCCCTGTACCAGTGGTTGTAACTCCTGCAAAAACGGCCGGCAATGCGCCCTCAGATGCCATCATCCTTTTCGATGGTAAAAACCTGGACCAATGGGTAATGACAGACGACCGCTCACAACCTGCAAAATGGAAAGTAGCAAAAGGAGAAATGACGGTAGACAAAACCACCGGAAATATTGAAACCAAACAATCTTTCAATAATTATCAGCTTCACCTGGAATGGAAAGTTCCGGCAAATATTACCGGCGAAGGCCAGTCTCGTGGCAACAGCGGGCTTTTCCTGGCTTCAATAGGAAAAGGGGACCTGGGCTACGAATTACAAATCCTGGATGCTTACAACAATAAAACCTATACCAATGGGATGGCTGGAAGCATTTATAAGCAAACTACTCCCCTGTTCAACCCGGCCAGGAAACCGGGAGAATGGCAAACCTATGATGTCATCTGGACTGCTCCGACATTCAATACTGATGGTTCCCTGAAAAGTCCGGCAAAAGTAACTGTAATTTATAACGGCGTAGTCGTACAGAATGGTTTTGAATTGAAAGGTCCGACTCAATATGTGGGATTACCATCGTATAAACAAGCACATGGCCCATCTCCTATTAAACTACAATCTCATGGAGATAAAAGTGAACCGTTGAGCTTCCGTAACATCTGGATCAGAGAACTTTAA